From the Hordeum vulgare subsp. vulgare chromosome 1H, MorexV3_pseudomolecules_assembly, whole genome shotgun sequence genome, the window ATTTACGCAAAAAAGAACCCTCATAACTCGATGAAAAGCCGATATACGTGAAAATGTCGTCCCGATGTATATACATGAAAAATGTCACACACTATTTATATGACGTCCGGATGTACCACACACAAAAAATCTATATGTACGATATTATTTATGAGCTGAAAGTGAGGCATCGATCGATCGGATTCAGACATTTGTCTTGCCACCTACCctgttgatttcttcttcttcgtccccCAGGCTCCGAATCCCCTGCAATTTCCTCTCAAGAACTCTGTATCCGAGCGTAAGGCTCCGAAGCCCCTGCAATTTCCTCTCAAGAACTATGTATCCGAGAGTAAGGCTCCGAATCCCCTGCAATTTCCTCTCAAGAACTCTGTATCCGAGCGTAACCGAACAACTCTGCATCCGAGTGTAACCGATACCTTGCACTACCATGCAGTCTAGTCTATGGCTAACATGGCCGTCGGTCCAACACGATCTACGTCCAGCACCAGTGCTGGCAGTGCATGACCAGTTCATCGCGGGACATGATCGCCGGGCGTACGCCTTATGAACATAGCATCGATCAACCTGACTGAACACTACTACAAGATGAAACTAATAGTAGTTCATACACGTGAAGTGAAGACGACGACATTACCAACAGCTGGGGGAGTACAGAGAcgtaaagaaaaaagaaacatatCGTAAGGATCTAGCGGCGATCGACGTGCACGCACGCAGGCACGGACGGTGGTGACGGCCGGATCACGCGCCGGGGGCGGCGTCCTTGGTCCGGTTGCCGAGGTAGCCGCCGTACTCGCGGCGGGCGTAGTCCTTGACGTGGCTGGCggtgtcggcgaggcggctgcgcgCGCGGTCCACCCGGTCGGCGCCCACGGGGTGCCGCCCCGTGAAGTACCGGTACGCCCAGGTGCCCGCGGCGAGGGCGGCCACGGCGAACCCGACGAAGGAGAGCGCGGCCGCGGCGACCACGAGGAGCGCGAACGAGAACGGCACCCAGATGGGGCTGGTCAGCAGCGCCAGCGGGCCCAGGAAGACGAGCGCCACCACCGCGCCCGTGAGGGTCAGCCCCGCCAGCGCCAGCAGCGCCGCGCCGGCGATCAGCAGGGTCAGCACGCCCACCACCTGCGTCGTGGTCGGGAGGTGCGCCTGCACGCGCTGCAGCAGCGTCGTCGACTGGTCGTCCAGGTGATCTGTGCGCCACGGCCGCCGCGCCGAGGCCACGCCGCCCTCGCCGTGCCGGTCCGCCATGCAAAAAGAGGGTGTGCCGGAGGGAGCTagcctaggaggaggaggaggggtggtggtggcagctAGCTAGGCGAAGCTGGGGGAGAAAGAGATGTCATGGCGGGGCCGGGAGTTAAAGGGGCGGAGAGGGACGCGGGCGCGCGGGCGCGTGGCCGGGGCGCCGACCGTGCATGCGCGACGTGTGTGCGACGACGACCGGGGAGGCTCTGCCCTGCCTCCTTGTCTATATCCACCGTGCTCTGCGGATCGGGTTCCTTTGCTGGTCTAGTTTTTACCGGCGGCAGGATATGCTGCTGGCCATTCAGTGGGCATCTGGTGCGGCACGTGTGCGGCGGTGGCGACGGTTCGAGGCGCTGGCTGAGTGTGACACTGACACGGCGTTGCCAAGCAGGCCACGGCCGACGGGTGGCCAGGCATGCCTGCGTGCATGCTTTGTCGTTGCGCCGGCGGCACTGTTCACAGGGGCGGTTTCCTTTTGGGAGTTCGCTCGGGTGACGCCGGTCCGGCCAGCCGGAGACGTGGGCGTGGAGCGCGGTGGGCGAGGTGGAGAGTCGTGGAGATCAACCGCGGTACACGCACGTGCCGACAATTTGTTGCGCGGCAAAACTTTGGCGAGTTCGTGATTGCTGCCGATGCGCGGCGCTTTTTCTAAGAGTACAATTGAAGTTGTTTATATACATATAAATATACATTTATTTTTTAAACACATATGATAAATGTTTTTATAATCGACGAAAACGTTTTTTTTCATTGGGACACATTATTAAAAGGCATGAAATAGATTTAAGAAAATAAAAGCATCAATGTCAAATATAAAATTTTAAACTCTGATGAACAAAGGATATCACAGTCCTTCTAACCATTCAATCATAAATTATTTTATATTGTTTCCTAGTATGAGTAGAGTATATGTGCAAACCCTCATAATTCATCCCTATAAAGATATCACATATATTTATCGTTCTATTAGCATAATTGAGCATCCATAGTGAACCGAAACTTCTTCTGTCACTAAACACACATCATTGAAATGAttgtaataaataaataaaaatataaacaTGATTGTTAAGTTTAGGACTTGAATCATCTTAGTCTGTTGTTTTTCTAACCATTTAATCAAAAATTGATTCCCTTGCACGAAATTGCTAGACATCAAGGATGCACCGGATTACAAATGAGAAACTAAAATAACAAAATTGACTGTCTTGATAAAGTTAAGCATGAAATGAACCATGCAGAGACCTTTAACTCGATATAGCCATCTAAATATGCATATCCCGCTGGTGTTGCTGTTTTACTGAAGAAGTTTATGGTTTTGCAACCTTGAAGCACTAAGGGCATTCCTAACTGATTccgtaaaaataaaaagaagaccaTGCGAGATAAATTGTTaatgaagtatttcttttttaCTAAATTTTGATTGGACCTAGTTGGTCCCCTAAATAATTGGCTTTATGCATTTTATTGAACAATTGGCATTTCGATGGCGGCAGGACTGCTAAGGCAGCGATGTAGCTCTAGCCCGTGATATATAAGTCGCGATACTTGTACTCGAGGCAGCGTTCCATCCAATTAAACATGAAAATATGGGTTCCAGCTATCGGCGTCAATTAGGTGGCAGAAGCTTGCCCACTCGTTCATGTTGGCCTTGCCTCAGCCGTCGCACCACATCGGCATCAAACTTTGCCATTGTTGCCTTGTCAGCAACACGAAAGCCGTTGAAGCCGTGAAAAGTGGCCATGTCCAACCTGTGCAAGTCCAGGTCACTAGGCACCACCGGTAGACAAACATTGACACATAGATAGTCCACCTGTACGCTGCAGAACCTCATCTTGGTGATGGGCACATACACGTCGGGAACCACTTTTAGCTCCATCACCATGTCGATCTCGGCTAGCATGTCTCTTAGCACGTCGAAGAAGTCGTGGTGGCGGTTAATGTAGGCGGGACCGACGGCGAGGGCGTCGATGTCGGAGTCGTGACATGGACGCCAAGGTGGTATGAGCCGAAAGGGAGCAGCAGGGTGGTTGCATGCTCCGCCATGCCGTTGGGTGTACTCTTGCTGAATTGTGAACCGCTTTGGCGATGCCCCGAAGGTCGCGCAACACATCTCAGTTGGTGCCTAGCGCCCTCGTACAACCCAGTTTCACATAGGTGCTTCTCAAGCTGCATCGTGCTCTCCTGGTCCGCCGACGTCCGGGGATGCAAGCCAGCTTCACATGTCCGCATGCACTACACGAGGACACCGATGAGGCCCGAGGTCGTCGCCGTCGACAAGGGAGCTTCATTTTAGTTACCGGTGAGCCACAAGAAGGCCTGTGCGTGAAGAAAATTTATCCTCGACCGACGAACGGAGTATATTTAGGAGTTGGATAGGGTCATAGTAAAATGTATCCCCCTTATAGGTTTTAGAACTTCAGCTAGATGCGAAGTAAGGGATGAAAACCGAATTTATTCTTCCTTACGGCTGGAGATTGGTTGAAAATGCCCTAATATCTCGGTAGAgatcaaacatttttttaaagagtCAAAATATGTCAATTTTTTTCAGGCTGTCAACATGTCATCTTAGCCTGCATTACGTGGCACCTTCATCGGGGTCATAGATCATCTTCATAGATAGTAGTTTTTTCTTGTTGAGGGATTTCCCACATAATAGATGGTCAATAATGCTAAACATATAAAGGTTTGTAGGCTTTTACACGCTGACTAGGATGTTTTTAACCTAACTAATCTCTCTTCCGAAATTGCTAATTAAGGAATACTTGTCTTAAATATCACTCTAATCTCCCGGGCTGCGACAAGTGTCGCACTTCATGTGTGCCACTTGTCGCAGCCTGCGAGTTGTTCATTTTTTTAATtcatatttttaaaatgttttattttTTAAACCGTACGTTCAATTCTTGAACCATTTTTATCGTTCGGTTTCTCGGATTGAAATCTTCAAAGCTAGATCCCATGTTAATAgattttgatgaacttttcttttcaaaaaaaaacggACGAAAAACAGCCTCTCACAATAGAAAGGAAAACATGAAAATAGAAAACGTGTTTTGTTTTCATTTCCAAAAGGCATGGCCGTGCCTCTCGTGGAGgcaaaaaccgtgtctctcgccaAAGCAAGATTGTATCTCTCACGaaaaaacaacataaaacacgattttttttctgtttcggaGAGGCACAACCgtgtctctcgtgaaagcaaaaccgtgtctctcacaGAAGCAAAAATCGTGACTCTCGTGAAAAAAAAGACACATTCTTTTTCAAAGAGGTATGACTATGCTACTGGCGGAAGCAAAattgtgcctctcgcaaaaaaaataaaaaacacattttttttcgtTGCCGAGAGGCAtgatcgtgcctctcgcgaaagcaaaatcgTGCATCTCGTAAAAAATAGAAAACGCATTTTTTTCGTTTTgaaaggcacgaccgtgcctctcgcacAAGCAAAACAATGCCTCTCGCAGAAAAAAATAATCAGAAAACCTGCTTTCTCAGGcaatttgtttttaatttttttgtcaaaAAGCTGAGAAAGACCGGTAAAATACAAAAACTTAAAAAACCAGGGGGAAAACCAATCTAAAAAGCCGAAAACGCgtatgaaaaaataaaataaaataaaatccaaagAAAACTCTCAAAAAATAACACGTGGCGACGGCTGAGAGCGCGTCAAATGATCACGTGTGGAAGCGATCGTTGGGAGGCTCCCTAACTAATTGGTCTCATCTCCCCGTGATTTTCcagggggcggcccctgctccCCCTTTTAATCTCCAATAAAAGCTCATCTTCATGTAAATGCCTGTTTTTTTTTGTAGGTGTAGCATTATTCATAGGTGTCTGGTTTAGTTTTTTTCTTCGTGGGAAAGGTGGGCTGTTTTAATGGGAGGTGCTCTTGCCTCGCGGGCCATTGCGCGGCCAGAAGGCCCATAACCAACCCCATCCACGCCACCGAGTGAAAAAAAAAACTAGCACGATGGCAGCCATTGTCGCCGGCCACGTTCCCCTCCAGGCGGCGGCGCTGCCGCCTGATTCCTCCCTGTTCTCCGTCGATTTCGAGCGTCTACGCAAGCCGAGGCGGCTCCGGCGAAACGAGCGCAGGCGCCCCATTCCACGCGGTGAGTCAGTCCGGTGGCTCAGCCCTGCAGTGCCTCGCCACGCTGGGTGTCTGCTCTTCCCTGCCGACCGACAGGTGCCATTTAAAAATCCTTTTCTTCAGCACAAGTCTCACCGGATTTGTCTGAATTGCATACGATCCTAAGCATTATCCGCTCATCCCCGGGAGCTAGACGGAATGAGTTCGAGGCATTTAGATCTGACGAGTTTGCTCTGAAGGGTGAAGACAGGAGCAGACATTTACACCGTTACAGACTGCCGAATTGGAACTAGCAAAAACTAGGTAGTGGTATCTCATTACTGTGGTTCACTTTTTACAAACTGCTCGGTTACAATATGCAACCGGACAGACAAACTCGGACAAAAAACGGGTATAGGTATAGTATATGATCAGAACCTGTAGACCTGACATATACAACTTGATTAACACAACAATGGAATTTACAGTTCTCTTTTGTACAGTTTAGCTAGCCAACTAATCGTGCCCTCCGAATGAACCAGAGTGGAATCCGGATGAGTCCTTGCTATGTGTCAGATGTCGGCGGAGCGGGTGCCTGCGTGCTGCTCATCTTGCTTCTCAGCTCCTCGAAGACTTTCATGCTGTCTGCGTCGAAGCCTCCAGCAAACTGCGCAATGACCAACGGTAAGTTCTTGATTTGAAATATCTCCAGTTTACCTGTAATTATATACTCATGCTGTTGAAATGCAAGTTTTGGATAGTTATAGTATACCTGATGAACACGGAAGGCAAATCTGACGCCCTGGAGAAGCAAGAACTCCCTGTTGGGCTCTTTGTCCGTGCCTTGCAACGCGTCGAGCTCCGACGTGACCCTCTCCATGTACTTCCTTGCCAGCTGAACTGACGCGAGTTTGATCTGCAACCAACGTATGAAGTTAAACTTTGATTCAAATCTTATTGCATGTTCCCATTCAAAACTTATACATCTTTATAAGGAATTAGTAATTGTATGCTCTTTCAAGCAAGTAAGGCTGCCAACATAAGTAGTTTAGAGATGCACACCTTGCCAACTTTTCCAGAATCAGATAACCAATCAACTGGTATTCCATACTCCTTGTACCGTGCGGTGGTCATGTCTCTTGTACGAAGAAGTGCGT encodes:
- the LOC123420453 gene encoding oleosin-like codes for the protein MADRHGEGGVASARRPWRTDHLDDQSTTLLQRVQAHLPTTTQVVGVLTLLIAGAALLALAGLTLTGAVVALVFLGPLALLTSPIWVPFSFALLVVAAAALSFVGFAVAALAAGTWAYRYFTGRHPVGADRVDRARSRLADTASHVKDYARREYGGYLGNRTKDAAPGA